A region from the Hydra vulgaris chromosome 08, alternate assembly HydraT2T_AEP genome encodes:
- the LOC100215752 gene encoding PRKCA-binding protein isoform X2 — MEYEYEIDPRSLSGKPGSITLKKDRQNLIGISIGGGAPLCPCLYVVQVFDNTPASRDGTIQAGDEIVGVNGKSMKGKTKVDVARAIQAIKESVTIQYVKLHADQKEGKTLDIILKKAKHRMVENMSSSTADALGLSRAILCNDGLVKKLEELEQNSAVYKGMVEHTKRILQSFFQMAQLHKELGDIFASIGVRELQPNASEGFAIFAECHRNFNKEGINFLKKVKPMLSDLNTYLTKAIPDTKLTIQKYADAKFEYLSYCLKVKEMDDEEYGYAALHEALYRVETGNYDYRVVLRCRQLAREKFAKLRSDVLVKMELLDNKHVQDLVYQLQRFLEAMTVFHKNSEDELNKANVFPIEVDICGGSLTRTFDN, encoded by the exons atggaaTATGAATATGAAATTGATCCTAG GTCTTTGAGTGGTAAACCAGGGAGTATAACATTGAAGAAAGATAGACAAAATTTAATAGGAATAAGCATAGGTGGAGGAGCTCCATTGTGTCCATGTCTGTATGTTGTACAAGTTTTTGACAATACACCTGCATCTAGAGATGGTACAATTCAAGCGGGAGATGAAATTGTTGGTGTTAATGGTAAATCAATGAAAGGAAAAACAAAAGTAGATGTTGCAAGAGCAATACAAGCAATAAAG GAATCTGTCACAATTCAGTATGTCAAGCTCCATGCTGACCAAAAAGAAGGAAAAACACTTGATATTA ttttaaaaaaggcaAAACATCGTATGGTTGAAAATATGAGCTCAAGTACTGCTGACGCTTTAGGTTTGAGCAGAGCAATTCTTTGCAATG ATGGTTTAGTAAAAAAGCTAGAAGAGTTAGAACAAAATTCTGCTGTTTATAAAG GGATGGTGGAACATACAAAGCGTATTCTTCAGAGTTTTTTTCAAATGGCACAGTTACATAAAG AACTTGGAGACATCTTTGCATCAATTGGTGTTCGTGAACTTCAACCTAATGCCAGTGAAGGTTTTGCTATATTTGCTGAGTGTCATAG aaattttaacaaagaaggtatcaactttttaaagaaagtcAAACCCATGTTGAGTGATCTAAACACTTACTTAACTAAG gcaATACCAGACACAAAGTTAACCATTCAAAAGTATGCAGATGCAAAATTTGAGTATTTA TCTTATTGCTTAAAAGTGAAGGAAATGGATGATGAAGAATATGGTTATGCT gCTCTACATGAAGCATTGTATCGAGTTGAAACAGGAAATTATGATTACAG AGTTGTATTGCGGTGTCGACAGTTAGCACGCGAGAAGTTTGCTAAACTACGTTCTGATGTTTTGGTGAAGATGGAGCTACTTGACAATAAACATG tgcAAGATTTAGTCTATCAACTTCAAAGATTTTTAGAAGCTATGACTGTGTTTCATAAGAACAGTGAAGATGAGCTAAACAAAGCCAACGTGTTTCCGATTGAAGTTGATATTTGCGGTGGATCATTAACACGTACATTTGACAATTAA